The following coding sequences lie in one Pyramidobacter piscolens W5455 genomic window:
- a CDS encoding ABC transporter substrate-binding protein, with product MKKFILSAVLALLCAGSSFAADIPVLRCSYGITTHQQAFMVAMSMGEDLKDLGVWLTPVVPKEKYDLMVNGEKVARLNVIVTKSGSEATSLFAQDHLDLTVNSFPAMLSGIDRGTKIKVLGPLQADGIAMVSRNDIDVKGWDGFSAYVTAAKRPVTVGYHSPTSAPKIVFEGAMDASGFRITGDANATKTDADILMVDLKSISNAIPALVAGQVEFCVLPAPTPEVVESKKQGHIVLQLGDLPPEGQWTSFPCCCIAGTEKIIAEQPRAVKAYVDLITAVSKWCMEHKHDAAVATSNWLGVPVEIIEGAHMRFFTDVTPKWLHNASEYPDVLNRLGQLTGRLKDKKLSDVMDVVFDFSFVSVSQ from the coding sequence ATGAAAAAATTTATTCTTTCCGCTGTTCTGGCGCTGCTCTGCGCCGGGAGTTCTTTCGCCGCCGATATTCCGGTGCTGCGCTGCAGTTATGGCATCACCACGCACCAGCAAGCCTTCATGGTCGCGATGTCGATGGGCGAGGATCTGAAAGATCTGGGAGTCTGGCTTACTCCCGTCGTTCCCAAGGAGAAATACGATCTGATGGTCAACGGCGAAAAGGTCGCCCGCTTGAACGTCATCGTCACCAAGAGCGGCTCCGAGGCGACCTCGCTGTTCGCTCAGGATCACCTTGACCTGACGGTCAATTCCTTCCCCGCCATGCTCTCCGGCATCGATCGCGGCACGAAGATCAAAGTTCTCGGCCCGCTCCAGGCCGACGGCATCGCCATGGTCTCCCGCAACGACATCGACGTCAAAGGATGGGACGGTTTCTCCGCATACGTCACGGCGGCCAAACGCCCCGTCACGGTCGGTTACCACTCTCCGACCAGTGCTCCCAAGATCGTTTTCGAAGGCGCGATGGACGCCAGCGGTTTCCGCATTACCGGCGACGCCAACGCCACGAAAACGGACGCCGACATCCTGATGGTCGACCTTAAAAGCATCTCCAACGCTATTCCCGCGCTTGTGGCGGGTCAGGTCGAATTCTGCGTGCTGCCCGCCCCTACCCCCGAAGTCGTGGAATCCAAGAAGCAGGGGCATATCGTCCTTCAGCTTGGCGATCTGCCGCCCGAAGGGCAGTGGACCAGCTTCCCCTGCTGCTGCATTGCCGGCACCGAAAAGATCATCGCCGAGCAGCCTCGAGCCGTCAAAGCGTACGTTGATCTGATCACGGCTGTTTCCAAGTGGTGCATGGAACACAAACACGACGCGGCCGTCGCGACTTCCAATTGGCTGGGGGTTCCCGTCGAGATCATTGAAGGCGCGCATATGCGCTTTTTCACCGACGTCACGCCCAAATGGCTGCACAACGCCAGTGAATATCCCGACGTGCTTAACCGTCTCGGCCAGCTTACGGGCAGACTGAAAGACAAGAAATTGTCCGACGTTATGGACGTCGTCTTTGATTTCAGTTTCGTCAGCGTCTCTCAATAA